The following are encoded in a window of Paenibacillus polymyxa genomic DNA:
- the dapF gene encoding diaminopimelate epimerase, producing the protein MEFTKMNGLGNDFIVWFGHQDLPSDASELAVRLCDRHFGVGADGLVYILPSEKADFCMRIINSDGSEAEQCGNAIRCAAKYVYDRKHINREQITIETLGAGVQQVELTVENGLVRMVKVDMGEPILEGLKIPTTLERTSVINEPIEAGGSGFRFTAVSMGNPHCVIYVEDAPSFDLEAWGPKLECHPLFPKKTNVEFATVRSRKHIDMRVWERGAGPTLACGTGACATLVASVLNGYSDRHAIVSLKGGDLDIEWNEEDNHIYMTGPAEIVYEGRLF; encoded by the coding sequence ATGGAATTCACAAAAATGAACGGTCTAGGTAATGATTTTATCGTTTGGTTTGGGCATCAGGATTTGCCGTCTGACGCCTCGGAATTAGCTGTTCGGCTATGTGATCGACATTTTGGTGTTGGCGCCGATGGGTTGGTATATATATTGCCGTCAGAAAAAGCGGATTTCTGCATGCGCATCATTAACTCGGACGGCTCGGAGGCCGAGCAATGTGGTAATGCTATCCGTTGTGCTGCCAAATACGTATATGACCGTAAACATATCAACCGTGAACAGATCACGATCGAGACCCTGGGCGCAGGTGTGCAGCAGGTGGAACTAACTGTAGAGAACGGACTTGTTCGTATGGTGAAGGTAGATATGGGAGAGCCGATTCTTGAGGGTTTGAAAATTCCAACTACACTAGAGCGGACTAGCGTAATTAACGAGCCTATTGAAGCTGGAGGAAGTGGTTTTCGCTTTACGGCTGTATCTATGGGGAATCCGCACTGTGTCATTTATGTGGAGGATGCGCCAAGCTTTGATCTGGAAGCCTGGGGGCCGAAGCTGGAATGCCATCCGTTGTTCCCTAAAAAAACAAATGTTGAGTTCGCCACGGTACGTAGCCGGAAGCATATAGATATGAGAGTATGGGAGAGGGGAGCCGGACCAACGCTAGCTTGTGGAACCGGAGCCTGTGCTACGCTTGTTGCTTCTGTACTAAACGGATACAGCGACCGTCACGCCATTGTAAGTCTGAAGGGCGGCGATCTGGATATCGAATGGAACGAGGAAGATAATCACATATATATGACGGGCCCGGCTGAGATCGTGTACGAAGGTCGTCTGTTCTGA